The Benincasa hispida cultivar B227 chromosome 11, ASM972705v1, whole genome shotgun sequence genome has a segment encoding these proteins:
- the LOC120091011 gene encoding protein PHYTOCHROME KINASE SUBSTRATE 4, protein MERRATSKMSLINGGLSEKTVFGYNNNNDMREKREPSNSIPSYLTHSDHQPHHFLARCTIVDDSSELSIFDAKKYFNEVSANNINKVSPITHIESMSMSMSKQCVDHSVASSLDHDSDKDYELSKSKPWTCGVAHPSPALVSKFSPTSSSIDGYHRRSYRARSFHSATPTASSEASWNSQTGLLSNPPGAISVSVLRGDSDHHSGRKTRKPPSSSSVASRWIFRSSKCPCTGKKSVQVEESKVVLDPKTSPPYINNNTTTVSGHSQSQSESPPSEKTSRENTMLLQHPDNDVVWSSQRRFPPNLLLQGHTTQRVIASTGFTFPILKNNTNNNGDIATRPISHVLIEEPPRDSLEVFKPSTARDNGNSGCSSLKSRILASVAASGGNATIVNDIDDVASDASSDLFEIESFSTQTASTTTVSYPAMFHRRDSMELEARRLGLAPASTRRSLDEPMTPSTDWYEPSEASIDWSVTTAEGFDRASIANMSEAEEPWTEKNNNINNNNNRRRSSSGNGLLSCRSEKAVSVGPQPVTKHVSSRPPLGKKPPLARSNSAHLSLTFAA, encoded by the coding sequence ATGGAAAGAAGAGCAACTTCTAAGATGAGCCTCATTAATGGAGGCTTATCTGAGAAAACAGTCTTTGGCTACAACAATAATAATgatatgagagagaaaagagagccTTCTAATTCCATTCCATCTTATCTCACTCATTCTGATCATCAACCTCACCATTTTCTTGCTCGTTGCACCATTGTTGATGATTCTTCTGAGCTTAGTATTTTTGATGCCAAGAAGTATTTCAATGAAGTTTCAGCCAACAATATCAACAAGGTTTCTCCCATAACGCACATCGAGTCGATGTCAATGTCGATGTCGAAGCAGTGTGTTGATCATTCAGTAGCGTCGTCTCTGGACCATGATTCAGATAAGGATTATGAATTATCTAAATCTAAACCCTGGACTTGTGGTGTTGCCCACCCGTCGCCTGCGCtggtttctaaattttcacccaCTTCTAGCTCCATTGATGGGTATCATCGTCGAAGCTACCGAGCTCGATCTTTCCATTCTGCAACGCCGACTGCTTCGTCGGAGGCTAGTTGGAACAGCCAGACGGGATTGCTCTCAAACCCTCCTGGAGCAATCTCGGTGTCGGTTTTACGTGGGGATTCTGATCATCATTCTGGGAGGAAAACTCGAAAGCCGCCCTCGTCATCATCGGTAGCATCGAGATGGATATTTAGAAGCTCTAAATGCCCTTGTACTGGGAAGAAGTCGGTTCAAGTTGAGGAATCTAAAGTCGTACTAGACCCAAAAACAAGTCCTCCTTATATCAACAACAACACTACCACCGTCAGTGGCCATTCTCAATCTCAATCAGAGTCGCCGCCATCTGAGAAAACCTCCAGAGAAAACACAATGCTTTTGCAGCATCCAGATAACGACGTCGTTTGGAGTAGTCAAAGACGTTTTCCTCCAAATTTGCTTCTTCAAGGACACACAACACAACGTGTAATAGCCTCCACGGGCTTCACTTTTCCCATCTTGAAAAACAACACTAACAACAATGGAGATATTGCAACGAGACCTATAAGCCATGTTTTGATCGAAGAACCACCTCGAGATTCTCTAGAAGTTTTCAAACCAAGCACTGCTAGAGACAATGGCAATAGTGGTTGCAGCAGTTTAAAGTCACGAATTCTAGCTAGTGTAGCAGCATCGGGCGGCAACGCCACCATTGTGAACGACATCGATGATGTGGCAAGTGATGCTAGCTCCGACttatttgaaattgaaagtttctCCACTCAAACTGCTAGCACTACCACTGTCTCATACCCTGCCATGTTCCACCGACGAGACTCGATGGAACTAGAAGCAAGAAGACTAGGGTTGGCCCCTGCATCCACACGTCGCAGCCTCGACGAGCCGATGACACCGTCAACTGATTGGTATGAGCCAAGCGAGGCGAGCATTGACTGGAGCGTCACCACAGCCGAGGGCTTCGATCGAGCGAGCATCGCCAACATGTCAGAGGCTGAGGAGCCCTGGACTGAGAAAAACAACAAcatcaacaataataataacagaAGAAGATCGTCATCGGGAAATGGGTTGTTGAGTTGTCGGTCGGAGAAGGCGGTGAGTGTCGGCCCACAGCCGGTGACGAAGCATGTGAGTAGTAGGCCACCATTGGGAAAGAAGCCACCACTAGCAAGGTCTAATTCAGCTCACCTCTCTCTTACTTTTGCTGCCTGA